A region from the Streptomyces sp. 3214.6 genome encodes:
- a CDS encoding IS701 family transposase: protein MTPDEIAAVRGELEAFAAEVFEPFARKDQRRWGQVYLRGLLTDGQRKSVEPMAARLGEDGNRQALANFITTSPWDPAHIRAQLAWRMEEAIGPEALVFDDTGFLKDGSASACVSRQYTGTAGKVTNCQVGVSLHLASDHASAAVNWRLFLPQTWDPASPKADADKIARRAGCGIPDDVGHVEKWQLALDMLDETRSWGLEVPLAVADAGYGDAAAFRHGLQARGLNYVVGISTTLSAQPADAVPVAEPYSGMGRPPVAKYPDKPQPVKELVIAAGRKAARRVQWREGSRPGTGRSGRKRMHSRFVALRIRPAGREVRQMADGPELPVCWLLAEWPAGESEPVQYWLSDLPSGMPLTTLVRLAKLRWRIEHDYREMKQALGLAHFEGRTWNGWHHHVTLVSVAHAFCTLQRLARAPKDTGPA, encoded by the coding sequence GTGACTCCGGACGAGATTGCTGCGGTGCGTGGTGAGTTGGAGGCGTTCGCGGCGGAGGTGTTCGAGCCGTTCGCGCGCAAGGACCAGCGCCGGTGGGGGCAGGTCTATCTGCGGGGGCTGCTGACCGACGGACAGCGTAAGTCGGTCGAGCCGATGGCCGCCCGGCTTGGGGAGGACGGCAATCGTCAGGCATTGGCCAACTTCATCACCACCAGCCCCTGGGACCCGGCACATATCCGGGCCCAGCTCGCCTGGCGGATGGAGGAGGCGATCGGGCCCGAGGCCCTGGTCTTCGACGACACCGGGTTCCTCAAGGACGGGAGCGCCTCGGCATGCGTGTCGCGGCAGTACACCGGCACCGCGGGCAAGGTCACCAACTGCCAGGTCGGCGTCTCGCTCCACCTCGCGTCCGACCACGCCTCGGCGGCGGTCAACTGGCGGCTGTTTTTGCCCCAGACGTGGGATCCCGCCTCGCCGAAGGCCGATGCCGACAAGATCGCCCGCCGTGCCGGCTGCGGCATCCCGGACGATGTCGGGCACGTGGAGAAGTGGCAGCTGGCCCTGGACATGCTCGATGAGACCCGCTCCTGGGGACTCGAGGTGCCGCTGGCCGTCGCGGACGCCGGATACGGCGACGCCGCCGCCTTCCGGCACGGACTGCAGGCCCGCGGCCTGAATTACGTGGTGGGGATCTCCACCACGCTCTCCGCCCAGCCCGCCGACGCGGTGCCGGTGGCCGAGCCGTACTCCGGGATGGGCCGCCCGCCGGTGGCGAAGTATCCCGACAAGCCGCAGCCGGTGAAGGAGCTGGTCATCGCGGCGGGCCGGAAAGCGGCCAGACGGGTGCAGTGGCGGGAGGGCTCCCGGCCCGGCACCGGCCGCTCGGGCCGCAAGCGGATGCACTCCCGCTTCGTTGCCCTGCGCATCCGGCCTGCCGGACGCGAGGTCCGACAGATGGCCGACGGCCCGGAACTGCCCGTGTGCTGGCTGCTGGCCGAATGGCCCGCCGGCGAGAGCGAGCCGGTGCAGTACTGGCTGTCCGACCTGCCCTCCGGCATGCCCCTGACCACACTGGTCCGCCTCGCCAAACTCCGCTGGCGCATCGAGCACGACTACCGGGAGATGAAACAGGCCCTGGGACTTGCCCACTTCGAGGGCCGCACCTGGAACGGATGGCACCACCACGTCACCCTCGTCTCCGTCGCGCACGCCTTCTGCACCCTGCAACGACTGGCCCGAGCCCCAAAAGACACGGGGCCGGCCTGA